A single Molothrus aeneus isolate 106 chromosome 9, BPBGC_Maene_1.0, whole genome shotgun sequence DNA region contains:
- the S1PR1 gene encoding sphingosine 1-phosphate receptor 1 yields MNSGTTAPQKVTSNPTNTDVNYVIKEHYNYTGKLNESVDTGIKVTSVVFIIICCFIILENIFVLLTIWKTKKFHRPMYYFIGNLALSDLLAGVAYTANLLLSGHKTYSLTPNQWFVREGTMFVALSASVFSLLAIAIERYITMLKMKLHNGSNSFRSFLLISACWVISAILGGLPIMGWNCKNLLSNCSTVLPLYHKHYILFCTTVFTGLLLSIVVLYCRIYSMVRTRSRRLTFRKNITKATRSSEKSLALLKTVIIVLSVFIACWAPLFILLLLDVGCKVKTCPILYKAEYFLVLAVLNSATNPIIYTLTNKEMRRAFIKILCCCTCPPADSGTKFKRPIIGGMEFSRSKSDNSSHPQKEDGDHPETIMSSGNVTSSS; encoded by the coding sequence ATGAACTCCGGCACCACTGCCCCGCAGAAGGTCACCAGCAACCCCACCAACACCGATGTCAACTATGTCATCAAAGAGCATTATAATTACACGGGAAAGCTAAATGAGAGTGTGGACACTGGAATTAAAGTGACGTCAGTGGTTTTTATCATCATTTGCTGCTTTATAATCTTAGAGAACATTTTTGTCTTGCTTACCATCTGGAAAACCAAGAAGTTTCACAGACCCATGTACTATTTCATTGGGAACTTAGCTCTTTCAGACTTGCTGGCTGGCGTGGCTTACACTGCCAACCTCCTTCTATCTGGACACAAAACCTACAGCCTGACCCCCAACCAGTGGTTTGTAAGAGAAGGCACCATGTTTGTTGCCTTGTCAGCTTCTGTGTTCAGCTTGTTGGCCATTGCCATTGAGAGATACATCACCATGCTGAAGATGAAACTCCACAATGGCAGCAACAGCTTCCGCTCCTTCTTGCTGATCAGTGCGTGCTGGGTCATCTCCGCCATCCTCGGGGGGCTCCCGATCATGGGCTGGAACTGCAAGAACCTCTTGTCCAACTGCTCCACCGTGTTGCCTCTCTACCACAAGCACTATATTCTCTTTTGCACAACCGTTTTCACTGGCCTTTTGTTATCTATTGTGGTCCTCTACTGCAGGATCTACTCCATGGTGAGGACTAGGAGCCGCAGGCTGACATTTCGGAAAAACATTACCAAAGCTACCAGGAGCTCAGAAAAGTCACTAGCCTTGCTCAAGACAGTGATCATAGTCCTGAGTGTCTTCATTGCCTGCTGGGCTCCTCTGTTCATCCTCCTTTTACTGGATGTGGGGTGCAAAGTGAAGACCTGCCCAATCCTCTATAAAGCAGAGTATTTCTTAGTACTGGCCGTGCTCAATTCAGCCACGAACCCTATCATCTACACCTTGACAAACAAAGAGATGCGGAGGGCTTTCATCAagattttgtgctgctgcacatgTCCCCCAGCAGATTCTGGGACCAAATTCAAACGGCCAATCATTGGGGGCATGGAGTTCAGCCGGAGTAAGTCTGACAACTCCTCACACCCACAGAAGGAGGACGGTGACCATCCTGAAACCATCATGTCTTCGGGCAATGTTACCTCATCTTCTTAG